In Tachysurus vachellii isolate PV-2020 chromosome 1, HZAU_Pvac_v1, whole genome shotgun sequence, a genomic segment contains:
- the mfn1b gene encoding mitofusin-1b, producing MEQEDRSPLKHFVLAKKKIGDVFEQLLNYVQESSQFVQDTCYNESLEHIANGDQMEEIDAYTSKLAVIKEVLARRHMKVAFFGRTSNGKSTVINAMLRDRVMPSGIGHTTNCFLSVEGTDEDRAYLKTEGSEDEKSIKTVNQLAHALHMDESLDAGCLVKVFWPKTKCALLRDDLVLMDSPGTDVTTQLDSWIDKFCLDADVFVLVANSESTLMNTEKHFFHKVNERLSKPNIFILNNRWDASASEPEYMEDVRKQHMDRCVNFLVEELKVVDRQQAPNHIFFVSAKEVLNSRMQQAQGMPESGGALAEGFRERLREFQSFERTFEECISQSAVKTKFEQHTIRAKQITESVKGIMDQIHIAAAEKRVASLEEREYLMDRLEFVRNQLNLLIEDIKKKIKMVLEQVASQVSNAMAEEICRLSVLIDEFRSDFHPSPHVLKMYKSELLNHVEKGLGKNLAFRCSDAVNASVQSSQKEMIECLQPLLPPDVQSQIHMLIPCRKFDLRYDLNCATLCADFQENIEFQFSLGWTALVSRFLGPANAKRALMLVDQNLQLTHPLATTPGSGAIAQAPPSRAQAVVSQEELMMSMIANLASVTSRTSMSMVIVGGVVWRMIGWRVIALSVSLYGMVYLFEKLTWTTKAKERALKKQFVDYATEKLQMIVSFTSSNCSHQVQQEIASTFARLCQQVDETQRDLENEISRLTTKIQQLETVQSSSKSLRYKATDLERELESFTNQYLQPKN from the exons ATGGAGCAAGAGGACCGATCTCCCCTCAAACACTTTGTTCTGGCCAAAAAGAAGATTGGTGATGTTTTCGAGCAGCTACTAAACTATGTCCAGGAAAGTTCACAGTTTGTTCaag ATACGTGTTATAACGAATCGTTAGAGCACATTGCAAATGGAGATCAGATGGAGGAGATTGATGCATACACCAGCAAACTAGCAGTTATAAAAGAGGTGCTGGCTCGTAGACATATGAAGGTGGCTTTTTTTGGCAG AACAAGCAATGGAAAGAGCACGGTTATCAACGCAATGCTGCGTGACCGGGTGATGCCCAGCGGCATTGGACACACGACTAACTGCTTTTTGAGCGTTGAAGGCACTGATGAAGACAGGGCTTATCTGAAGACTGAGGGATCAGAGGATGAGAAGAGCATCAAG ACTGTCAATCAGCTGGCTCATGCATTACACATGGATGAGAGTCTTGATGCTGGCTGTCTTGTTAAGGTCTTCTGGCCTAAAACAAAGTGTGCTCTCCTTAGGGATGACCTAGTACTCATGGACAG TCCTGGGACTGACGTCACTACACAGTTGGACAGCTGGATTGACAAGTTCTGTTTGGACGCTGATGTATTTGTGCTGGTGGCCAACTCCGAGTCCACGCTAATGAACACA GAGAAACATTTCTTCCACAAAGTAAATGAACGCCTTTCGAAGCCCAACATTTTCATCCTGAATAATCGCTGGGATGCTTCCGCCTCTGAACCCGAATACATGGAGGAT GTGCGTAAGCAGCACATGGACCGATGTGTGAACTTCCTGGTGGAGGAGCTCAAGGTGGTGGATCGCCAGCAGGCTCCCAATCACATCTTCTTCGTATCTGCCAAGGAGGTGTTGAACTCAAGAATGCAGCAGGCGCAGGGTATGCCAGAGTCTG GAGGAGCATTAGCAGAAGGTTTCCGGGAGAGACTGAGGGAGTTCCAGAGCTTTGAGAGGACTTTTGAG GAGTGTATCTCGCAGTCAGCAGTGAAAACAAAGTTTGAGCAGCACACAATCAGGGCAAAGCAGATCACTGAAAGTGTAAAAGGCATCATGGATCAAATCCACATTGCTGCCGCTGAGAAGAG GGTGGCCTCTCTGGAGGAGAGAGAGTATCTGATGGACCGCTTGGAGTTTGTCCGAAATCAGCTCAACCTTCTCATTGAGGATATCAAAAAGAAAATTAAGATGGTTTTAGAGCAGGTGGCCAGCCAG GTATCGAATGCCATGGCAGAGGAGATCTGTCGACTCTCGGTACTCATAGACGAGTTTCGTTCAGACTTCCACCCATCTCCTCACGTGCTAAAGATGTACAAATCA GAGCTGCTTAATCACGTAGAAAAGGGATTGGGAAAGAACCTGGCTTTCCGCTGCTCTGATGCTGTCAACGCTTCTGTGCAGTCCTCTCAGAAAGAAATGATCG AATGTTTGCAGCCTTTACTACCCCCTGATGTTCAGAGCCAGATCCACATGCTGATTCCTTGCAGAAAGTTTGACCTGAGGTACGACCTGAACTGCGCAACACTCTGCGCCGATTTCCAGGAGAACATCGAGTTTCAGTTCTCTCTTGGCTGGACTGCTCTGGTTAGCCGTTTTCTCGGACCAGCCAACGCCAAGCGCGCCCTCATGCTGGTGGACCAAAACCTCCAG CTCACACATCCTTTGGCCACCACTCCAGGAAGTGGTGCCATTGCACAGGCCCCACCCTCTAGAGCTCAGGCCGTGGTAAGCCAGGAGGAGCTCATGATGTCTATGATTGCAAATCTGGCTTCCGTCACCTCCCGCACTTCCATGAGCATGGTCATCGTCGGGGGCGTG GTGTGGAGGATGATAGGCTGGAGAGTCATCGCTCTCTCTGTGAGTCTTTATGGCATGGTGTACTTATTTGAGAAACTCACATGGACCACCAAGGCTAAGGAGAGGGCACTGAAGAAGCAGTTTGTAGATTACGCCACTGAGAAACTCCAGATGATTGTTAGCTTCACCAGTTCAAACTGTAGCCACCAAGTGCAGCA GGAGATAGCCAGCACGTTTGCCCGGCTGTGCCAGCAGGTAGATGAAACTCAGCGGGACCTGGAGAATGAAATCAGCCGGTTGACGACAAAGATTCAGCAGCTGGAGACGGTTCAGAGCAGCTCCAAATCACTTAG ATACAAAGCCACAGATTTGGAGAGGGAGCTGGAGAGCTTTACAAACCAGTATCTCCAGCCAAAGAACTGA
- the LOC132856068 gene encoding guanine nucleotide-binding protein subunit beta-4, translated as MSELEQLRQEAEQLRSQIRDARKACSDSTLQEITAGLDSAGRIQMRTRRTLRGHLAKIYAMHWGSDSRLLVSASQDGKLIIWDSYTTNKVHAIPLRSSWVMTCAYAPSGNYVACGGLDNICSIYSLKTREGNVRVTRELPGHTGYLSCCRFLSDNQIITSSGDTTCALWDIETGQQANTFTGHSGDVMSLSLSPDTKTFVSGACDASSKLWDVRDGMCRQTFTGHVSDINAVCFFPNGNAFATGSDDATCRLFDLRADQELILYSHDNIICGITSVAFSKSGRLLLAGYDDFNCNVWDTLKGERAGVLAGHDNRVSCLGVTDDGMAVATGSWDSFLRIWN; from the exons ATGAGTGAACTGGAACAGTTACGGCAAGAGGCTGAGCAGCTTCGCAGTCAGATCCGG GATGCCAGAAAGGCTTGTAGTGACTCTACTCTTCAAGAG ATCACAGCTGGTCTGGACTCTGCAGGAAGGATACAGATGAGGACCAGACGTACTCTTAGGGGGCATCTTGCCAAAATCTATGCCATGCACTGGGGCAGCGACTCAag GTTACTTGTCAGTGCCTCCCAGGATGGCAAATTAATCATCTGGGACAGCTACACAACAAACAAG GTGCATGCGATTCCTCTGCGCTCATCCTGGGTGATGACGTGTGCATACGCCCCTTCAGGAAACTACGTGGCCTGTGGCGGTCTGGATAACATCTGTTCCATCTACAGCCTGAAAACTCGGGAGGGCAACGTCAGGGTTACCAGAGAGCTTCCGGGACACACAG GATATTTGTCCTGTTGTCGCTTCCTCAGTGACAACCAGATTATCACCAGCTCTGGGGACACCACATG TGCACTGTGGGATATCGAAACCGGCCAGCAGGCCAACACCTTCACAGGCCACAGTGGTGATGTGATGAGTCTGTCACTCAGCCCTGACACCAAGACCTTCGTTTCAGGCGCCTGTGATGCCTCCTCCAAGTTGTGGGACGTTCGAGACGGCATGTGCAGACAGACTTTCACCGGCCATGTTTCTGACATTAACGCTGTCTGT TTTTTCCCAAATGGAAATGCCTTTGCTACGGGCTCAGATGATGCCACCTGCAGGCTTTTTGACCTGCGTGCTGACCAGGAGCTCATTTTATACTCGCATGACAACATAATCTGCGGCATCACCTCTGTGGCCTTCTCCAAGAGCGGCCGCCTGCTGCTCGCTGGCTACGACGACTTCAACTGCAACGTCTGGGACACGTTAAAGGGCGAGAGAGCAG GTGTCCTTGCCGGCCATGACAACAGGGTCAGCTGTCTAGGCGTGACTGATGACGGCATGGCCGTGGCCACAGGATCTTGGGATAGCTTCCTCCGTATCTGGAACTGA